In Asterias amurensis chromosome 4, ASM3211899v1, one genomic interval encodes:
- the LOC139935845 gene encoding uncharacterized protein yields the protein LPPFLITDIIYRYFCLFCFNAYTSDVTANKVVPITADEVNKSALAGKPPSPSTPSSNQSDSDTSQDTVISFEKGQSPIKPSEKPQSPSKMSPVAPVKSISDGSPTEPRKENCQALKNVAPIIQKSPSPKSPKKYAPKSPILKKRPSSTSLVLETDIDAPIATPKSVRFNMEPEISSFEVDSSQSDTQTDSDTERSYADMIGLKIERRSDGGSVVSDPSKRNSDCEIGFNNVPPLDFLETQKALGVEGPVQILADVSCQTVDDNNESSTSPSFLEMETPLETMTEFHDTHQTVYITQNPEEDDEEGKKKG from the coding sequence TTACCCCCTTTTCTAATAACTGACATTATCTACCGTTATTTCTGCCTATTCTGCTTTAATGCTTACACTTCGGATGTCACAGCCAATAAGGTTGTGCCAATTACAGCTGATGAGGTCAATAAATCGGCCTTAGCAGGAAAGCCTCCGTCTCCATCGACCCCGTCGTCAAACCAAAGCGACTCCGACACGAGTCAAGACACTGTGATATCGTTTGAAAAGGGGCAGTCGCCCATTAAGCCCTCAGAGAAACCTCAATCCCCGTCAAAAATGTCCCCAGTGGCTCCCGTAAAATCCATCTCGGATGGTTCCCCAACCGAGCCGAGAAAGGAGAACTGTCAAGCACTCAAGAACGTCGCCCCGATCATCCAGAAGTCCCCCAGCCCTAAGTCGCCCAAGAAGTACGCCCCAAAGTCTCCAATCCTGAAGAAGCGCCCGTCCAGTACCAGCCTTGTTCTTGAAACGGATATTGATGCCCCGatagccaccccaaaaagcgtCCGCTTCAACATGGAGCCTGAAATCAGTAGCTTTGAAGTGGATAGCTCACAATCAGACACCCAGACAGATTCCGACACCGAACGATCCTACGCCGACATGATTGGACTGAAAATAGAGCGTCGCAGCGACGGTGGATCTGTGGTTTCAGATCCATCGAAACGCAACTCTGACTGCGAGATCGGCTTCAACAACGTCCCTCCCTTAGACTTCTTAGAGACTCAGAAAGCCCTCGGGGTGGAAGGCCCCGTCCAGATTCTCGCCGACGTTAGTTGTCAAACGGTGGACGATAACAACGAATCATCGACGTCACCCTCCTTCTTGGAAATGGAAACCCCTCTGGAGACCATGACAGAGTTCCACGACACTCATCAGACGGTTTACATCACTCAGAACCCAGAGGAAGATGACGAAGAGGGAAAGAAGAAGGGTTAG